From a region of the Malania oleifera isolate guangnan ecotype guangnan chromosome 12, ASM2987363v1, whole genome shotgun sequence genome:
- the LOC131144470 gene encoding xyloglucan endotransglucosylase protein 34, with protein sequence MASSYLWINIGCVGLVMMCSGIMGAAPKKAIDVTFGRNYVPTWAFDHIKYFSGGSEIQLVLDKYTGTGFQSKGSYLFGHFSMRIKMVPGDSAGTVTAFYLSSQNSEHDEIDFEFLGNRSGQPYILQTNVFTGGKGDREQRIYLWFDPTKDYHFYSVLWNLYQIVFFVDDVPIRVFKNCKDLGVKFPFNQPMKIYSSLWNADDWATRGGLEKTDWSKAPFVASYRGFHIDGCEASVEAKFCATQGSRWWDQKAFQDLDALQYRRLRWVRQRFTIYNYCTDRVRYPNVSPECARDRDI encoded by the exons aTGGCTTCTTCTTACTTGTGGATTAATATTGGATGTGTGGGTTTGGTGATGATGTGCTCTGGAATCATGGGCGCTGCCCCGAAGAAGGCCATAGATGTCACATTTGGCAGAAACTATGTGCCCACGTGGGCTTTTGATCATATCAAGTATTTCAGCGGAGGCTCTGAGATTCAGCTCGTCCTGGATAAATACACAG GTACTGGCTTTCAATCCAAGGGCTCTTACTTGTTCGGCCATTTTAGTATGCGAATAAAAATGGTTCCCGGGGACTCTGCAGGAACAGTAACTGCTTTCTAT CTATCTTCTCAAAATTCAGAGCACGATGAAATAGACTTCGAGTTTTTGGGCAACAGAAGCGGGCAGCCCTATATTTTGCAGACAAATGTCTTCACCGGAGGAAAGGGAGACCGAGAGCAACGAATTTACCTTTGGTTTGACCCCACGAAAGACTACCACTTCTACTCTGTTCTCTGGAATTTATATCAGATTGT ATTTTTCGTCGATGACGTCCCAATCAGAGTGTTCAAGAACTGCAAAGATTTGGGTGTAAAATTTCCGTTCAACCAGCCAATGAAGATATATTCGAGCCTGTGGAATGCGGACGACTGGGCAACAAGGGGTGGGCTGGAGAAGACGGACTGGTCAAAGGCCCCCTTCGTGGCTTCCTATAGAGGATTTCACATTGACGGCTGCGAGGCGTCGGTGGAGGCCAAGTTCTGCGCCACTCAGGGCAGTCGGTGGTGGGACCAGAAGGCCTTCCAGGACCTCGACGCTCTTCAGTACCGCCGCCTCCGCTGGGTTCGCCAGAGGTTCACTATCTACAACTACTGCACTGATCGGGTTAGATACCCAAATGTCTCACCCGAATGCGCACGAGACAGGGACATCTGA